A single genomic interval of Hippoglossus stenolepis isolate QCI-W04-F060 chromosome 24, HSTE1.2, whole genome shotgun sequence harbors:
- the LOC118103206 gene encoding sodium-driven chloride bicarbonate exchanger isoform X3 produces the protein MLSVDHAKGFNYQRTDEEAVVDRGGTRSMLNTNFEKEELEGHRTLYIGVHVPLGRRSHRRHRHHGHKHRKRSKERDSSAEDERESPSHTDTPAQRVQFLLGTEDGDEEHIPHALFTELDEICLREGEDAEWKETARWLKFEEDVEDGGERWSKPYVATLSLHSLFELRSCIMNGTVMLDMRANSLEEIADMVLDQHEVSGPVGQDARKRIREALLKQHHHQNHKKLANRIPIVRSFADIGKKQSEPHSMDKNGQTVSPQSQPANNEGKQDVSRENSAVDFSKIDLHFMKKIPPGAEASNVLVGELEFLDRPVVAFVRLSPAVLLNGLAEVPITTRFLFILLGPLGKGPQYHEIGRSIATLMTDEVFHDVAYKAKDRNDLVAGIDEFLDQVTVLPPGEWDPSIRIEPPKNVPSQEKRKLPPVPNGVTDLGESEEHGGHGGPELQRTGRLFGGLILDIKRKAPHYLSDYTDALSLQCLASFLFLYCACMSPVITFGGLLGEATEGRVSAIESLFGASMTGIAYSLVAGQPLTILGSTGPVLVFEKILFKFCKEYGLSYLSLRACIGLWTAFFCLLLVATDASSLVCYITRFTEEAFASLICIIFIYEALEKLLHLGVHYPINKNNNLQTLTQYSCACVEPRYPSNETLQFWEERNVTSSHVNWTMLEVKECEMLHGEFEGTACGPHGPYIPDVLFWCVLLFFSTVFMSAFLKEFKTSRYFPTKVRAIISDFAVFITILTMVLVDYALGIPSPKLQVPDKFRPTRDDRGWLINPVGPNPWWTTIITFIPALLCTILIFMDQQITAVIINRKEHKLKKGCGYHLDLFVVGVMLGVCSVMGLPWFVAATVLSISHVNSLKLESECSAPGEQPKFLGIREQRFTGLMIFTLMGCSVFMTSVLKFIPMPVLYGVFLYMGASSLRGIQFFDRLKLFGMPAKHQPDFIYLRHVPLRKVHLFTIVQLTCLALLWIIKTSKAAIVFPMMVLALVFIRKVLDFIFTKRELSWLDDLMPEWKKKKLEDAAEEEEHSIIVEEEGIVQLPLEGHYKSDPATVNITDEMSKGSFGNVWKSVSPVESTKKEPSAKSCSKGGEKREKRQKRRRHDKSLDRETSL, from the exons ATGCTTTCAGTGGACCATGCTAAAGGATTTAATTATCAG AGAACTGATGAGGAGGCAGTGGTGGACCGCGGGGGCACACGCTCCATGCTCAACACCAACTTTGAGAAGGAAGAGCTCGAAG GTCACCGCACTCTCTACATCGGGGTCCATGTGCCCCTGGGCAGGAGGTCGCACCGACGTCACCGTCACcacggacacaaacacaggaagaggTCCAAGGAGAGGGACTCCTCGGCCGAGGATGAACGAGAATCCCCCTCGCACA CAGACACACCAGCTCAGAGGGTGCAGTTTCTCCTGGGGACAGAGGATGGGGATGAGGAACACATCCCCCACGCCCTATTTACCGAACTGGATGAAATCTGTCtcagggagggagaggacgCAGAATGGAAAGAGACAGCCAG gtgGTTAAAGTTtgaggaggatgtggaggatGGCGGTGAGCGGTGGAGTAAACCATATGTAGCCACTCTGTCTCTACACAGTCTTTTCGAGCTCCGCAGCTGCATCATGAACGGCACTGTGATGCTGGACATGAGGGCCAACTCACTGGAGGAGATTGCAG acaTGGTTCTGGATCAGCACGAGGTGTCGGGCCCCGTCGGGCAGGATGCCAGGAAGAGGATCCGCGAGGCCCTGCTCAAACAGCACCACCACCAAAACCACAAGAAACTGGCCAACCGCATCCCCATTGTCCGCTCCTTTGCTGATATCGGCAAGAAGCAGTCAGAGCCTCATTCCATGGACAAGAATG GCCAAACGGTCTCGCCTCAGTCCCAGCCGGCCAACAACGAGGGCAAACAGGACGTCAGCCGAGAAAACAGTGCTGTGGACTTCAGCAAG ATTGACCTCCACTTCATGAAGAAGATCCCTCCCGGTGCTGAGGCGTCCAACGTCCTGGTGGGGGAGCTGGAATTCCTCGACCGCCCCGTTGTGGCTTTTGTCCGCCTCTCCCCCGCCGTGCTGCTCAACGGCCTGGCTGAGGTTCCCATCACCACCAG GTTTCTTTTCATCCTTCTTGGCCCTCTGGGAAAAGGTCCACAGTATCATGAAATTGGCCGGTCTATTGCCACGCTGATGACTGATGAG GTTTTCCATGATGTTGCGTACAAAGCCAAAGACAGGAACGACCTGGTGGCCGGCATCGATGAGTTTCTGGACCAGGTGACGGTGTTGCCCCCTGGAGAGTGGGACCCCTCCATCAGAATAGAGCCTCCCAAAAATGTGCCCTCTCAG GAAAAGCGCAAGCTTCCTCCCGTTCCCAACGGTGTGACGGATCTTGGAGAGTCAGAGGAACACGGAGGGCACGGTGGCCCTGAGCTCCAGCGCACGGGGAG ATTGTTTGGCGGCTTGATCCTGGACATCAAGCGAAAGGCCCCCCACTACCTTTCCGACTACACAGATGCCCTGAGCCTGCAGTGTCTggcctccttcctcttcctctactgCGCCTGCATGTCACCTGTCATCACCTTTGGAGGACTCCTGGGGGAGGCCACAGAGGGTCGTGTG AGCGCTATCGAGTCCCTGTTCGGAGCCTCCATGACTGGAATAGCCTACTCTCTGGTAGCGGGTCAGCCTCTCACCATCCTGGGCAGCACGGGCCCTGTTCTCGTCTTTGAGAAGATCCTCTTCAAGTTCTGCAA GGAGTATGGCCTCTCCTACCTCTCCCTGAGGGCCTGTATTGGCCTGTGGACGGCCttcttctgtctgctgctggtgGCCACTGATGCCAGCTCGCTTGTCTGTTACATCACACGCTTCACTGAGGAAGCTTTTGCTTCACTTATCTGCATCATCTTCATCTACGAGGCCCTGGAGAAGCTTCTCCACCTGGGGGTGCATTACCccatcaataaaaacaacaatctccAGACGCTCACACAGTACTC atgtgcgtgtgtggagCCCAGATACCCCAGCAATGAGACTCTACAGTTCTGGGAGGAGAGGAACGTCACATCCTCACATGTGAACTGGACCATGCTGGAGGTCAAG GAGTGCGAGATGTTGCACGGCGAGTTCGAGGGCACCGCCTGTGGCCCCCACGGGCCTTACATCCCCGACGTCCTCTTCTGGTGcgtgctcctcttcttctccaccgTCTTCATGTCCGCCTTCCTCAAGGAGTTCAAGACGAGTCGTTACTTCCCGACCAAG GTTCGAGCCATCATCAGCGACTTTGCCGTCTTCATCACCATCCTCACTATGGTTCTTGTAGATTATGCCCTGGGGATCCCCTCACCTAAATTACAGGTCCCCGACAAGTTCAGA CCAACCAGAGATGATCGTGGCTGGCTCATAAACCCTGTGGGGCCCAACCCCTGGTggaccaccatcatcaccttcatcccAGCTCTGCTCTGCACCATCCTCATTTTCATGGACCAGCAGATCACGGCCGTCATCATAAACAGGAAGGAGCACAAACTGAAG AAAGGCTGTGGCTATCACCTGGACCTGTTTGTGGTGGGGGTGATGCTGGGAGTGTGCTCTGTGATGGGCCTGCCGTGGTTCGTGGCAGCTACCGTGCTCTCCATCTCCCACGTGAACAGCCTGAAGCTGGAGTCTGAGTGCTCCGCCCCCGGGGAGCAGCCCAAGTTCCTGGGCATCCGAGAGCAGCGATTCACCGGCCTCATGATCTTCACGCTGATGGGCTGCTCCGTCTTCATGACCTCCGTGCTGAAG TTCATCCCCATGCCCGTGCTGTACGGGGTCTTTCTCTACATGGGGGCTTCCTCACTCAGAGGTATTCAG TTCTTTGACCGACTGAAGCTGTTCGGCATGCCGGCCAAACATCAGCCAGACTTCATCTACCTTCGCCACGTCCCTCTGAGGAAGGTACACCTCTTCACCATCGTCCAGCTCACCTGCTTGGCCCTGCTGTGGATCATCAAGACGTCCAAAGCTGCCATCGTCTTCCCCATGATG GTCCTGGCCCTGGTGTTCATCCGTAAAGTGTTGGACTTCATCTTCACCAAGAGAGAGCTGAGCTGGCTGGACGACCTGATGCCcgagtggaagaagaagaagttggaGGATGCGGCAGAagag GAGGAACACAGTATTATTGTAGAGGAGGAAGGCATTGTGCAATTGCCACTGGAGGGCCACTACAA GAGTGACCCAGCCACAGTGAACATCACTGACGAGATGTCCAAAGGTTCCTTCGGGAATGTATGGAAGAGCGTCAGCCCTGTGGAGAGCACCAAGAAGGAACCAAGCGCTAAGAG TTGTTCCAAAGGTGGCGAAAAGCGCGAAAAGCGCCAGAAGCGGCGGAGGCACGACAAGAGCTTGGACAGGGAGACAAGTTTGTGA
- the LOC118103206 gene encoding sodium-driven chloride bicarbonate exchanger isoform X5 — MERTDEEAVVDRGGTRSMLNTNFEKEELEGHRTLYIGVHVPLGRRSHRRHRHHGHKHRKRSKERDSSAEDERESPSHTDTPAQRVQFLLGTEDGDEEHIPHALFTELDEICLREGEDAEWKETARWLKFEEDVEDGGERWSKPYVATLSLHSLFELRSCIMNGTVMLDMRANSLEEIADMVLDQHEVSGPVGQDARKRIREALLKQHHHQNHKKLANRIPIVRSFADIGKKQSEPHSMDKNGQTVSPQSQPANNEGKQDVSRENSAVDFSKIDLHFMKKIPPGAEASNVLVGELEFLDRPVVAFVRLSPAVLLNGLAEVPITTRFLFILLGPLGKGPQYHEIGRSIATLMTDEVFHDVAYKAKDRNDLVAGIDEFLDQVTVLPPGEWDPSIRIEPPKNVPSQEKRKLPPVPNGVTDLGESEEHGGHGGPELQRTGRLFGGLILDIKRKAPHYLSDYTDALSLQCLASFLFLYCACMSPVITFGGLLGEATEGRVSAIESLFGASMTGIAYSLVAGQPLTILGSTGPVLVFEKILFKFCKEYGLSYLSLRACIGLWTAFFCLLLVATDASSLVCYITRFTEEAFASLICIIFIYEALEKLLHLGVHYPINKNNNLQTLTQYSCACVEPRYPSNETLQFWEERNVTSSHVNWTMLEVKECEMLHGEFEGTACGPHGPYIPDVLFWCVLLFFSTVFMSAFLKEFKTSRYFPTKVRAIISDFAVFITILTMVLVDYALGIPSPKLQVPDKFRPTRDDRGWLINPVGPNPWWTTIITFIPALLCTILIFMDQQITAVIINRKEHKLKKGCGYHLDLFVVGVMLGVCSVMGLPWFVAATVLSISHVNSLKLESECSAPGEQPKFLGIREQRFTGLMIFTLMGCSVFMTSVLKFIPMPVLYGVFLYMGASSLRGIQFFDRLKLFGMPAKHQPDFIYLRHVPLRKVHLFTIVQLTCLALLWIIKTSKAAIVFPMMVLALVFIRKVLDFIFTKRELSWLDDLMPEWKKKKLEDAAEEEEHSIIVEEEGIVQLPLEGHYKSDPATVNITDEMSKGSFGNVWKSVSPVESTKKEPSAKSCSKGGEKREKRQKRRRHDKSLDRETSL, encoded by the exons ATGGAG AGAACTGATGAGGAGGCAGTGGTGGACCGCGGGGGCACACGCTCCATGCTCAACACCAACTTTGAGAAGGAAGAGCTCGAAG GTCACCGCACTCTCTACATCGGGGTCCATGTGCCCCTGGGCAGGAGGTCGCACCGACGTCACCGTCACcacggacacaaacacaggaagaggTCCAAGGAGAGGGACTCCTCGGCCGAGGATGAACGAGAATCCCCCTCGCACA CAGACACACCAGCTCAGAGGGTGCAGTTTCTCCTGGGGACAGAGGATGGGGATGAGGAACACATCCCCCACGCCCTATTTACCGAACTGGATGAAATCTGTCtcagggagggagaggacgCAGAATGGAAAGAGACAGCCAG gtgGTTAAAGTTtgaggaggatgtggaggatGGCGGTGAGCGGTGGAGTAAACCATATGTAGCCACTCTGTCTCTACACAGTCTTTTCGAGCTCCGCAGCTGCATCATGAACGGCACTGTGATGCTGGACATGAGGGCCAACTCACTGGAGGAGATTGCAG acaTGGTTCTGGATCAGCACGAGGTGTCGGGCCCCGTCGGGCAGGATGCCAGGAAGAGGATCCGCGAGGCCCTGCTCAAACAGCACCACCACCAAAACCACAAGAAACTGGCCAACCGCATCCCCATTGTCCGCTCCTTTGCTGATATCGGCAAGAAGCAGTCAGAGCCTCATTCCATGGACAAGAATG GCCAAACGGTCTCGCCTCAGTCCCAGCCGGCCAACAACGAGGGCAAACAGGACGTCAGCCGAGAAAACAGTGCTGTGGACTTCAGCAAG ATTGACCTCCACTTCATGAAGAAGATCCCTCCCGGTGCTGAGGCGTCCAACGTCCTGGTGGGGGAGCTGGAATTCCTCGACCGCCCCGTTGTGGCTTTTGTCCGCCTCTCCCCCGCCGTGCTGCTCAACGGCCTGGCTGAGGTTCCCATCACCACCAG GTTTCTTTTCATCCTTCTTGGCCCTCTGGGAAAAGGTCCACAGTATCATGAAATTGGCCGGTCTATTGCCACGCTGATGACTGATGAG GTTTTCCATGATGTTGCGTACAAAGCCAAAGACAGGAACGACCTGGTGGCCGGCATCGATGAGTTTCTGGACCAGGTGACGGTGTTGCCCCCTGGAGAGTGGGACCCCTCCATCAGAATAGAGCCTCCCAAAAATGTGCCCTCTCAG GAAAAGCGCAAGCTTCCTCCCGTTCCCAACGGTGTGACGGATCTTGGAGAGTCAGAGGAACACGGAGGGCACGGTGGCCCTGAGCTCCAGCGCACGGGGAG ATTGTTTGGCGGCTTGATCCTGGACATCAAGCGAAAGGCCCCCCACTACCTTTCCGACTACACAGATGCCCTGAGCCTGCAGTGTCTggcctccttcctcttcctctactgCGCCTGCATGTCACCTGTCATCACCTTTGGAGGACTCCTGGGGGAGGCCACAGAGGGTCGTGTG AGCGCTATCGAGTCCCTGTTCGGAGCCTCCATGACTGGAATAGCCTACTCTCTGGTAGCGGGTCAGCCTCTCACCATCCTGGGCAGCACGGGCCCTGTTCTCGTCTTTGAGAAGATCCTCTTCAAGTTCTGCAA GGAGTATGGCCTCTCCTACCTCTCCCTGAGGGCCTGTATTGGCCTGTGGACGGCCttcttctgtctgctgctggtgGCCACTGATGCCAGCTCGCTTGTCTGTTACATCACACGCTTCACTGAGGAAGCTTTTGCTTCACTTATCTGCATCATCTTCATCTACGAGGCCCTGGAGAAGCTTCTCCACCTGGGGGTGCATTACCccatcaataaaaacaacaatctccAGACGCTCACACAGTACTC atgtgcgtgtgtggagCCCAGATACCCCAGCAATGAGACTCTACAGTTCTGGGAGGAGAGGAACGTCACATCCTCACATGTGAACTGGACCATGCTGGAGGTCAAG GAGTGCGAGATGTTGCACGGCGAGTTCGAGGGCACCGCCTGTGGCCCCCACGGGCCTTACATCCCCGACGTCCTCTTCTGGTGcgtgctcctcttcttctccaccgTCTTCATGTCCGCCTTCCTCAAGGAGTTCAAGACGAGTCGTTACTTCCCGACCAAG GTTCGAGCCATCATCAGCGACTTTGCCGTCTTCATCACCATCCTCACTATGGTTCTTGTAGATTATGCCCTGGGGATCCCCTCACCTAAATTACAGGTCCCCGACAAGTTCAGA CCAACCAGAGATGATCGTGGCTGGCTCATAAACCCTGTGGGGCCCAACCCCTGGTggaccaccatcatcaccttcatcccAGCTCTGCTCTGCACCATCCTCATTTTCATGGACCAGCAGATCACGGCCGTCATCATAAACAGGAAGGAGCACAAACTGAAG AAAGGCTGTGGCTATCACCTGGACCTGTTTGTGGTGGGGGTGATGCTGGGAGTGTGCTCTGTGATGGGCCTGCCGTGGTTCGTGGCAGCTACCGTGCTCTCCATCTCCCACGTGAACAGCCTGAAGCTGGAGTCTGAGTGCTCCGCCCCCGGGGAGCAGCCCAAGTTCCTGGGCATCCGAGAGCAGCGATTCACCGGCCTCATGATCTTCACGCTGATGGGCTGCTCCGTCTTCATGACCTCCGTGCTGAAG TTCATCCCCATGCCCGTGCTGTACGGGGTCTTTCTCTACATGGGGGCTTCCTCACTCAGAGGTATTCAG TTCTTTGACCGACTGAAGCTGTTCGGCATGCCGGCCAAACATCAGCCAGACTTCATCTACCTTCGCCACGTCCCTCTGAGGAAGGTACACCTCTTCACCATCGTCCAGCTCACCTGCTTGGCCCTGCTGTGGATCATCAAGACGTCCAAAGCTGCCATCGTCTTCCCCATGATG GTCCTGGCCCTGGTGTTCATCCGTAAAGTGTTGGACTTCATCTTCACCAAGAGAGAGCTGAGCTGGCTGGACGACCTGATGCCcgagtggaagaagaagaagttggaGGATGCGGCAGAagag GAGGAACACAGTATTATTGTAGAGGAGGAAGGCATTGTGCAATTGCCACTGGAGGGCCACTACAA GAGTGACCCAGCCACAGTGAACATCACTGACGAGATGTCCAAAGGTTCCTTCGGGAATGTATGGAAGAGCGTCAGCCCTGTGGAGAGCACCAAGAAGGAACCAAGCGCTAAGAG TTGTTCCAAAGGTGGCGAAAAGCGCGAAAAGCGCCAGAAGCGGCGGAGGCACGACAAGAGCTTGGACAGGGAGACAAGTTTGTGA
- the LOC118103206 gene encoding sodium-driven chloride bicarbonate exchanger isoform X2 produces MDITDQGAQMEPLLPTEQSSQENADVRTDEEAVVDRGGTRSMLNTNFEKEELEGHRTLYIGVHVPLGRRSHRRHRHHGHKHRKRSKERDSSAEDERESPSHNTPAQRVQFLLGTEDGDEEHIPHALFTELDEICLREGEDAEWKETARWLKFEEDVEDGGERWSKPYVATLSLHSLFELRSCIMNGTVMLDMRANSLEEIADMVLDQHEVSGPVGQDARKRIREALLKQHHHQNHKKLANRIPIVRSFADIGKKQSEPHSMDKNGQTVSPQSQPANNEGKQDVSRENSAVDFSKIDLHFMKKIPPGAEASNVLVGELEFLDRPVVAFVRLSPAVLLNGLAEVPITTRFLFILLGPLGKGPQYHEIGRSIATLMTDEVFHDVAYKAKDRNDLVAGIDEFLDQVTVLPPGEWDPSIRIEPPKNVPSQEKRKLPPVPNGVTDLGESEEHGGHGGPELQRTGRLFGGLILDIKRKAPHYLSDYTDALSLQCLASFLFLYCACMSPVITFGGLLGEATEGRVSAIESLFGASMTGIAYSLVAGQPLTILGSTGPVLVFEKILFKFCKEYGLSYLSLRACIGLWTAFFCLLLVATDASSLVCYITRFTEEAFASLICIIFIYEALEKLLHLGVHYPINKNNNLQTLTQYSCACVEPRYPSNETLQFWEERNVTSSHVNWTMLEVKECEMLHGEFEGTACGPHGPYIPDVLFWCVLLFFSTVFMSAFLKEFKTSRYFPTKVRAIISDFAVFITILTMVLVDYALGIPSPKLQVPDKFRPTRDDRGWLINPVGPNPWWTTIITFIPALLCTILIFMDQQITAVIINRKEHKLKKGCGYHLDLFVVGVMLGVCSVMGLPWFVAATVLSISHVNSLKLESECSAPGEQPKFLGIREQRFTGLMIFTLMGCSVFMTSVLKFIPMPVLYGVFLYMGASSLRGIQFFDRLKLFGMPAKHQPDFIYLRHVPLRKVHLFTIVQLTCLALLWIIKTSKAAIVFPMMVLALVFIRKVLDFIFTKRELSWLDDLMPEWKKKKLEDAAEEEEHSIIVEEEGIVQLPLEGHYKSDPATVNITDEMSKGSFGNVWKSVSPVESTKKEPSAKSCSKGGEKREKRQKRRRHDKSLDRETSL; encoded by the exons atggACATCACGGACCAAGGAGCTCAAATGGAGCCGCTCTTACCAACG GAACAAAGTTCCCAAGAAAATGCAGATGTG AGAACTGATGAGGAGGCAGTGGTGGACCGCGGGGGCACACGCTCCATGCTCAACACCAACTTTGAGAAGGAAGAGCTCGAAG GTCACCGCACTCTCTACATCGGGGTCCATGTGCCCCTGGGCAGGAGGTCGCACCGACGTCACCGTCACcacggacacaaacacaggaagaggTCCAAGGAGAGGGACTCCTCGGCCGAGGATGAACGAGAATCCCCCTCGCACA ACACACCAGCTCAGAGGGTGCAGTTTCTCCTGGGGACAGAGGATGGGGATGAGGAACACATCCCCCACGCCCTATTTACCGAACTGGATGAAATCTGTCtcagggagggagaggacgCAGAATGGAAAGAGACAGCCAG gtgGTTAAAGTTtgaggaggatgtggaggatGGCGGTGAGCGGTGGAGTAAACCATATGTAGCCACTCTGTCTCTACACAGTCTTTTCGAGCTCCGCAGCTGCATCATGAACGGCACTGTGATGCTGGACATGAGGGCCAACTCACTGGAGGAGATTGCAG acaTGGTTCTGGATCAGCACGAGGTGTCGGGCCCCGTCGGGCAGGATGCCAGGAAGAGGATCCGCGAGGCCCTGCTCAAACAGCACCACCACCAAAACCACAAGAAACTGGCCAACCGCATCCCCATTGTCCGCTCCTTTGCTGATATCGGCAAGAAGCAGTCAGAGCCTCATTCCATGGACAAGAATG GCCAAACGGTCTCGCCTCAGTCCCAGCCGGCCAACAACGAGGGCAAACAGGACGTCAGCCGAGAAAACAGTGCTGTGGACTTCAGCAAG ATTGACCTCCACTTCATGAAGAAGATCCCTCCCGGTGCTGAGGCGTCCAACGTCCTGGTGGGGGAGCTGGAATTCCTCGACCGCCCCGTTGTGGCTTTTGTCCGCCTCTCCCCCGCCGTGCTGCTCAACGGCCTGGCTGAGGTTCCCATCACCACCAG GTTTCTTTTCATCCTTCTTGGCCCTCTGGGAAAAGGTCCACAGTATCATGAAATTGGCCGGTCTATTGCCACGCTGATGACTGATGAG GTTTTCCATGATGTTGCGTACAAAGCCAAAGACAGGAACGACCTGGTGGCCGGCATCGATGAGTTTCTGGACCAGGTGACGGTGTTGCCCCCTGGAGAGTGGGACCCCTCCATCAGAATAGAGCCTCCCAAAAATGTGCCCTCTCAG GAAAAGCGCAAGCTTCCTCCCGTTCCCAACGGTGTGACGGATCTTGGAGAGTCAGAGGAACACGGAGGGCACGGTGGCCCTGAGCTCCAGCGCACGGGGAG ATTGTTTGGCGGCTTGATCCTGGACATCAAGCGAAAGGCCCCCCACTACCTTTCCGACTACACAGATGCCCTGAGCCTGCAGTGTCTggcctccttcctcttcctctactgCGCCTGCATGTCACCTGTCATCACCTTTGGAGGACTCCTGGGGGAGGCCACAGAGGGTCGTGTG AGCGCTATCGAGTCCCTGTTCGGAGCCTCCATGACTGGAATAGCCTACTCTCTGGTAGCGGGTCAGCCTCTCACCATCCTGGGCAGCACGGGCCCTGTTCTCGTCTTTGAGAAGATCCTCTTCAAGTTCTGCAA GGAGTATGGCCTCTCCTACCTCTCCCTGAGGGCCTGTATTGGCCTGTGGACGGCCttcttctgtctgctgctggtgGCCACTGATGCCAGCTCGCTTGTCTGTTACATCACACGCTTCACTGAGGAAGCTTTTGCTTCACTTATCTGCATCATCTTCATCTACGAGGCCCTGGAGAAGCTTCTCCACCTGGGGGTGCATTACCccatcaataaaaacaacaatctccAGACGCTCACACAGTACTC atgtgcgtgtgtggagCCCAGATACCCCAGCAATGAGACTCTACAGTTCTGGGAGGAGAGGAACGTCACATCCTCACATGTGAACTGGACCATGCTGGAGGTCAAG GAGTGCGAGATGTTGCACGGCGAGTTCGAGGGCACCGCCTGTGGCCCCCACGGGCCTTACATCCCCGACGTCCTCTTCTGGTGcgtgctcctcttcttctccaccgTCTTCATGTCCGCCTTCCTCAAGGAGTTCAAGACGAGTCGTTACTTCCCGACCAAG GTTCGAGCCATCATCAGCGACTTTGCCGTCTTCATCACCATCCTCACTATGGTTCTTGTAGATTATGCCCTGGGGATCCCCTCACCTAAATTACAGGTCCCCGACAAGTTCAGA CCAACCAGAGATGATCGTGGCTGGCTCATAAACCCTGTGGGGCCCAACCCCTGGTggaccaccatcatcaccttcatcccAGCTCTGCTCTGCACCATCCTCATTTTCATGGACCAGCAGATCACGGCCGTCATCATAAACAGGAAGGAGCACAAACTGAAG AAAGGCTGTGGCTATCACCTGGACCTGTTTGTGGTGGGGGTGATGCTGGGAGTGTGCTCTGTGATGGGCCTGCCGTGGTTCGTGGCAGCTACCGTGCTCTCCATCTCCCACGTGAACAGCCTGAAGCTGGAGTCTGAGTGCTCCGCCCCCGGGGAGCAGCCCAAGTTCCTGGGCATCCGAGAGCAGCGATTCACCGGCCTCATGATCTTCACGCTGATGGGCTGCTCCGTCTTCATGACCTCCGTGCTGAAG TTCATCCCCATGCCCGTGCTGTACGGGGTCTTTCTCTACATGGGGGCTTCCTCACTCAGAGGTATTCAG TTCTTTGACCGACTGAAGCTGTTCGGCATGCCGGCCAAACATCAGCCAGACTTCATCTACCTTCGCCACGTCCCTCTGAGGAAGGTACACCTCTTCACCATCGTCCAGCTCACCTGCTTGGCCCTGCTGTGGATCATCAAGACGTCCAAAGCTGCCATCGTCTTCCCCATGATG GTCCTGGCCCTGGTGTTCATCCGTAAAGTGTTGGACTTCATCTTCACCAAGAGAGAGCTGAGCTGGCTGGACGACCTGATGCCcgagtggaagaagaagaagttggaGGATGCGGCAGAagag GAGGAACACAGTATTATTGTAGAGGAGGAAGGCATTGTGCAATTGCCACTGGAGGGCCACTACAA GAGTGACCCAGCCACAGTGAACATCACTGACGAGATGTCCAAAGGTTCCTTCGGGAATGTATGGAAGAGCGTCAGCCCTGTGGAGAGCACCAAGAAGGAACCAAGCGCTAAGAG TTGTTCCAAAGGTGGCGAAAAGCGCGAAAAGCGCCAGAAGCGGCGGAGGCACGACAAGAGCTTGGACAGGGAGACAAGTTTGTGA